One genomic window of Nitrososphaera sp. includes the following:
- a CDS encoding HAD-IA family hydrolase → MPPVDCALFDVDGVLVDIRKSYNEAIRATVHGIIELIASGKLAGLSRTRADALAPLVRRKGVYGIVTDRLILRFRQTGGFNNDTDTAYAITLALLTNPAGTDGAITRRLSEMVRCLDETGIESAESFLRTRNADTDKIKEMLSYPPKKVADSPIARLFDELFYGAKLFQKQNGIEPEYVKDNGARRPAPKPMIENDRTVITEKTLKELTSLVGGNLAMVTGRSRLAAEHSLGRLINYFDIDACAFLEDEPREYSKPNPYGALRAMKRMKAKRAVYAGDSQEDLLMARRAEMQSGFLISFVGIYGLSPQPKTTAVKFRNGGVLTARSVNSLPSIIRKLKVL, encoded by the coding sequence ATGCCCCCGGTTGACTGCGCGCTATTTGACGTAGATGGCGTTCTTGTGGATATCAGAAAGTCGTACAACGAGGCAATCAGGGCAACAGTACACGGCATAATCGAGCTCATTGCGTCCGGCAAACTGGCCGGCCTGTCCCGAACAAGAGCAGACGCGCTTGCTCCGCTTGTCCGCAGGAAGGGCGTCTATGGCATTGTCACGGACAGGCTGATTCTGAGGTTCCGCCAGACCGGCGGTTTTAACAATGACACGGACACGGCCTATGCGATCACGCTAGCGCTTTTGACCAACCCCGCCGGCACGGACGGCGCGATCACCAGGCGCCTCAGCGAGATGGTAAGATGCCTCGACGAGACAGGAATAGAATCAGCAGAATCATTCCTCAGAACCCGCAATGCGGATACTGACAAGATAAAGGAGATGCTTTCATACCCTCCAAAGAAGGTGGCCGACAGCCCAATTGCGCGCCTCTTCGACGAGTTGTTTTACGGCGCAAAGCTGTTTCAAAAGCAGAACGGGATCGAGCCTGAATATGTGAAAGACAATGGTGCAAGGCGGCCCGCACCAAAACCGATGATAGAAAATGATAGGACGGTAATAACGGAAAAAACCCTAAAGGAGCTGACGAGCCTCGTCGGCGGAAACCTCGCAATGGTAACCGGAAGGAGCCGGCTTGCTGCTGAACATTCGCTCGGCAGGCTGATCAATTATTTTGATATCGATGCCTGTGCCTTTCTTGAGGACGAGCCGCGCGAATACTCGAAGCCAAACCCCTACGGCGCATTGCGCGCAATGAAAAGGATGAAGGCCAAAAGAGCAGTCTATGCCGGCGATTCCCAGGAGGACCTGCTGATGGCACGGAGGGCCGAGATGCAGTCGGGGTTCCTGATTTCGTTTGTCGGCATTTACGGGCTGAGCCCCCAGCCAAAGACCACCGCAGTCAAATTCAGAAATGGCGGTGTCTTGACTGCGCGGAGCGTCAACAGCCTGCCTTCAATTATCCGGAAGCTGAAAGTCCTCTGA
- a CDS encoding imidazoleglycerol-phosphate dehydratase, which yields MVVSSHTRQSRSAKRRTRYERVTKETSISVDIDIDGSGKARIDTGISFIDHLVTSICKHALFDVTLAAKSNDGILHHLAEDVAIALAQSIDKALGDRARIFRFGSASVPMDESLAAASIDLVKRPFDNVQLLLKRDSIEGVPREDIEHFVRSLAENVNACVHITVLYGENDHHKVEAALKAFAVALRAAAGIDPRQKGIPSTKGSM from the coding sequence TTGGTTGTTTCCAGCCACACTCGTCAGTCGCGCTCTGCTAAAAGGCGAACGCGCTATGAGAGGGTGACAAAAGAAACAAGCATCTCGGTAGATATTGATATCGACGGTTCTGGAAAGGCCAGGATAGACACTGGCATTTCATTTATCGATCACCTTGTCACCTCGATATGCAAGCATGCCCTCTTTGACGTGACGCTGGCGGCAAAATCTAATGATGGCATACTGCACCACCTTGCTGAAGACGTCGCAATAGCTCTTGCGCAGTCGATAGACAAGGCGCTCGGGGACAGGGCGAGAATTTTCAGGTTCGGTAGTGCTTCTGTCCCAATGGACGAGTCGCTTGCAGCCGCCTCAATTGATCTTGTAAAGCGCCCGTTTGATAATGTGCAGCTTTTGCTGAAACGGGATAGCATAGAGGGGGTGCCAAGGGAGGACATTGAACATTTCGTCAGGTCGCTTGCAGAAAACGTCAACGCATGCGTGCACATTACAGTTCTCTACGGCGAAAACGATCACCACAAGGTAGAGGCAGCACTCAAAGCATTTGCAGTTGCCCTTCGAGCGGCCGCCGGGATAGACCCAAGGCAGAAAGGGATACCAAGCACCAAGGGGTCGATGTAA
- the hisH gene encoding imidazole glycerol phosphate synthase subunit HisH produces MAKIAIFDYGAGNLFSLKSALERHGAKQVEVITTMKDLEKKYDGLVLPGVGNFDPAMSSVSKNSSELKSAVKAGMPVLGICLGMEMLFDRSEEGKSEGLKFLDGEVILLPKRKVKIPHMGWNTLDISKKARSEFLDGVDDGSWVYFVHSYMASPHKRDVVVATSDYGTKVPAVIEKENLIGVQFHPEKSGEVGGIMLRNFIRMCEKPRK; encoded by the coding sequence CTGGCCAAAATAGCCATTTTCGACTATGGCGCAGGGAACCTGTTCAGCCTAAAGTCTGCTCTTGAGCGCCACGGGGCAAAGCAGGTTGAGGTAATAACCACCATGAAGGACCTGGAAAAAAAATACGATGGGCTCGTACTGCCTGGAGTCGGTAACTTTGATCCTGCAATGTCGTCAGTGTCGAAAAATTCTTCCGAGCTAAAGTCTGCAGTAAAGGCAGGGATGCCGGTTCTGGGGATATGTCTTGGGATGGAAATGCTTTTTGACAGAAGCGAGGAAGGAAAATCAGAGGGACTCAAGTTCCTCGACGGCGAGGTGATCCTTCTTCCCAAGCGAAAGGTCAAGATCCCCCACATGGGCTGGAACACCCTTGACATTAGCAAAAAAGCGCGCAGCGAATTCCTGGATGGCGTGGACGACGGATCCTGGGTATATTTCGTTCACTCATACATGGCGTCTCCCCACAAAAGGGATGTAGTGGTTGCCACCTCAGACTATGGCACCAAGGTTCCAGCGGTCATTGAAAAGGAAAACCTTATCGGAGTTCAGTTTCACCCTGAGAAATCGGGCGAGGTGGGCGGCATAATGCTGCGCAATTTTATCCGGATGTGTGAGAAGCCGAGAAAGTGA
- a CDS encoding 1-(5-phosphoribosyl)-5-[(5-phosphoribosylamino)methylideneamino] imidazole-4-carboxamide isomerase: MIVIVAIDLMAGNVVRLVKGKAEDKTIYSDDPVKTAARWASEGADMLHVVDLDATLGSAQAGDYNSSAIMSIISKAREAGNIPVQVAGGIRSIEAAEKWLEGGASKVVIGTLAFTDVTALRKLGKKYPGKIVVSIDHREGVVMVKGWQESTGTGVEEAISMLSSAGASEFLITSIDRDGTLAGPDLTWLSKACSGSAKIIASGGISSIEDVLRVRCVGCASVILGKALYDGKLTIQGAKAVA, translated from the coding sequence GTGATCGTCATTGTTGCCATAGACCTGATGGCAGGTAACGTTGTCCGCCTGGTCAAGGGTAAGGCTGAAGACAAGACGATTTACAGCGACGACCCGGTCAAGACCGCAGCCAGGTGGGCAAGCGAGGGGGCAGACATGCTACACGTTGTGGATCTCGATGCTACCCTGGGCTCCGCCCAAGCAGGCGATTACAACTCGTCTGCAATCATGTCCATTATCTCAAAAGCGAGAGAGGCCGGAAACATTCCCGTTCAGGTGGCCGGCGGGATTAGGAGCATCGAGGCGGCCGAAAAATGGCTTGAGGGCGGGGCGTCAAAGGTTGTCATTGGCACTCTGGCGTTCACCGACGTAACAGCGCTTAGAAAGCTGGGCAAGAAATATCCCGGCAAGATTGTCGTCTCAATTGACCACAGAGAGGGAGTAGTAATGGTAAAGGGCTGGCAAGAGTCGACAGGCACCGGCGTTGAAGAGGCGATTTCCATGCTTTCATCCGCTGGAGCCAGCGAATTTCTGATTACAAGCATTGACCGCGACGGCACACTCGCCGGGCCTGACCTTACCTGGCTCTCCAAAGCATGCAGTGGATCAGCAAAGATAATAGCTTCGGGCGGCATATCGAGCATTGAGGATGTTTTGAGGGTGAGGTGCGTCGGCTGCGCATCCGTAATCCTTGGCAAGGCCCTCTACGACGGCAAGCTAACCATTCAAGGGGCAAAGGCGGTAGCCTGA
- the hisF gene encoding imidazole glycerol phosphate synthase subunit HisF, producing MALAKRVIPCLDVDNGRVVKGVKFEGIHDAGDPVALAQRYSQQGADELVFLDITASNQGRGTMKEVVSNVAKVIDIPFTVGGGIRKLEDAREILLSGADKVSINTSAVSNPSLITSIMEIFGRQCTVVAMDVKRNYDTGKSDAIDFELARKKRHYFAESDGRRFWFEVRIFGGGKATGIDAVNWAKECERLGAGEILLTSIDADGTENGYDIMLTKAICQSVRIPVIASGGCGRAKHMLDVFREADVDAALAASIFHYDKSTVAKVKRYLKRSGVAIRL from the coding sequence ATGGCCCTGGCAAAACGGGTGATTCCCTGTCTTGACGTGGATAACGGCAGAGTGGTAAAGGGGGTAAAGTTTGAGGGAATCCACGACGCCGGAGACCCCGTGGCCCTGGCCCAGCGCTACAGCCAGCAGGGTGCAGACGAACTTGTCTTTCTGGATATCACCGCTTCAAACCAAGGCCGCGGCACCATGAAGGAAGTGGTGAGCAATGTCGCCAAGGTCATTGACATACCCTTTACAGTTGGAGGGGGAATCAGGAAGCTTGAGGACGCCCGGGAAATCTTGCTTTCCGGCGCTGACAAGGTATCGATAAACACCTCGGCGGTGAGCAATCCGTCGTTGATAACCAGCATAATGGAAATTTTCGGCAGGCAATGCACCGTCGTTGCGATGGACGTGAAAAGAAATTATGATACGGGCAAGTCCGACGCCATCGACTTTGAACTTGCAAGAAAGAAAAGACATTATTTTGCCGAAAGCGATGGCCGCCGGTTCTGGTTTGAGGTGCGTATATTTGGCGGAGGCAAGGCAACAGGTATAGACGCGGTCAACTGGGCCAAAGAATGCGAAAGGCTAGGCGCCGGCGAGATACTCTTGACAAGCATTGACGCTGACGGGACTGAGAACGGCTACGACATAATGCTTACAAAGGCCATCTGCCAGTCCGTGCGCATTCCCGTCATTGCATCAGGTGGCTGCGGCAGGGCAAAGCACATGCTCGATGTCTTTAGAGAGGCTGACGTGGACGCGGCCCTTGCGGCATCAATCTTTCACTATGACAAGTCTACGGTGGCCAAGGTCAAGCGCTATCTGAAGCGAAGTGGCGTAGCCATCCGGCTATAG
- a CDS encoding acylphosphatase codes for MASTDGKARPNAKMRAHVYVMGTVQGVYFRQNTKEVATRHGVRGWVRNLDDGRVEAVFEGDEASVNEVIEWCRVGPQKAKVEDVSVAFEKYVGEFSQFDVSY; via the coding sequence ATGGCCTCAACCGACGGCAAAGCACGCCCAAATGCCAAGATGCGCGCGCACGTCTATGTCATGGGAACTGTGCAAGGGGTGTACTTTAGGCAAAACACAAAGGAGGTCGCGACGAGGCACGGCGTGAGAGGCTGGGTTCGCAATCTCGACGACGGGAGGGTTGAAGCCGTATTTGAGGGCGACGAAGCCAGCGTCAACGAGGTCATAGAGTGGTGTCGCGTCGGCCCGCAAAAAGCAAAGGTCGAAGACGTAAGTGTCGCATTTGAAAAATACGTCGGCGAGTTTTCCCAGTTTGATGTGAGCTATTGA
- a CDS encoding CDC48 family AAA ATPase, which translates to MSQNTLSLKVLEAYTRDVGRGVARIDYDSMDSLGASTGDVIEIRGKRRTVAKCLPLYPSDEGKGIIRVDGLVRNNAGIAIGDTVIVKKIKAVPAEKVIVAPLEAIPPIDERYLADALESVPLIKGDNVMVPYFGGRLTFQVIGVTPAADAVLVTQKTIFHIAEKGETLRGVPQVTYEDIGGLKEEIQKVREMIELPLRHPEIFEKLGIEAPKGVLLYGPPGTGKTLLAKAVANESNAHFISISGPEIMSKFYGESEARLREIFKEAKEKAPSIIFIDEIDSIAPKREEVTGEVERRVVSQLLSLMDGLEARGKVIVIAATNRPNAIDPALRRPGRFDREIEIKVPDKRGRLEILQIHTRNMPLDTDVDQDKVAAVTHGFVGADLEYLCKEAAMKCLRRLLPELNLEDEKLSPEVLNKLIVTMSDFENAVKEVMPSAMREVYLESPDIPWSAIGGLEEVKRELQEAVEWPLRYPDLYTKLGHTMPKGLLMHGPSGTGKTLLAKAVATESEANFISVRGPELLSKWVGESERGIREIFRRARQAAPCVVFFDEIDSIAPTRGMGGDSMVTERVVSQLLTELDGIQALSGVVVIAATNRADMIDPALLRPGRFDKIVFVPMPDKAARQKILEIHAKGKPVGPDVDLAKIAEMTEGFSGADTSSVANTAVSLVLHEYLAKYPTPEEAAKHASEARVSLRHFEEAVRKIKTQREGKPAEKAVPYYR; encoded by the coding sequence GTGAGCCAGAATACCCTGTCCTTAAAGGTACTTGAAGCATATACCAGAGATGTTGGCCGCGGCGTTGCTCGTATAGATTATGATTCCATGGATTCACTTGGCGCATCAACCGGCGACGTTATTGAAATCAGAGGAAAACGCAGGACAGTCGCAAAATGTTTACCGCTTTATCCGTCAGACGAAGGAAAGGGGATTATCAGGGTTGACGGCCTTGTCAGAAACAATGCAGGAATTGCCATCGGCGATACCGTCATTGTCAAGAAGATAAAAGCCGTTCCTGCCGAGAAAGTAATAGTTGCCCCGCTTGAAGCAATTCCACCTATTGACGAGCGTTACCTTGCCGATGCGCTTGAAAGCGTGCCGCTAATCAAAGGTGACAACGTAATGGTGCCTTACTTTGGTGGCAGGCTGACTTTTCAGGTAATAGGAGTCACACCGGCAGCCGATGCAGTACTTGTCACTCAAAAGACCATATTCCATATCGCAGAAAAAGGCGAGACCCTAAGAGGAGTACCGCAGGTCACGTACGAAGACATTGGCGGACTGAAGGAAGAAATCCAAAAAGTCCGAGAAATGATAGAGCTTCCTTTAAGGCATCCTGAAATTTTCGAAAAGCTGGGCATCGAAGCTCCGAAGGGTGTTCTTCTCTACGGTCCACCAGGAACCGGCAAGACACTGTTGGCCAAGGCGGTTGCAAACGAGAGCAACGCACACTTTATCAGCATATCAGGGCCGGAAATCATGAGCAAGTTTTACGGAGAATCCGAGGCAAGGCTCAGGGAAATCTTCAAGGAAGCGAAGGAAAAGGCTCCATCAATTATATTCATTGACGAAATTGACTCCATTGCACCAAAGAGGGAAGAAGTTACCGGCGAGGTAGAGCGAAGGGTCGTCTCCCAGTTGCTATCGCTCATGGATGGCCTTGAGGCAAGGGGCAAGGTAATCGTAATTGCCGCCACCAACAGGCCTAATGCCATAGACCCGGCGCTCAGAAGGCCCGGCAGGTTTGACAGGGAAATAGAGATCAAGGTGCCAGACAAGCGCGGTAGGCTTGAAATCTTGCAGATTCACACGCGCAACATGCCTCTTGACACAGACGTTGATCAGGACAAGGTTGCGGCTGTGACTCACGGCTTTGTCGGCGCAGATTTGGAGTACCTTTGCAAGGAGGCAGCAATGAAATGCCTCCGCAGACTGCTCCCAGAGCTCAACTTGGAAGACGAAAAGCTTTCGCCAGAGGTGTTAAACAAACTGATCGTAACAATGTCAGACTTTGAGAATGCTGTCAAGGAAGTAATGCCATCGGCGATGCGTGAGGTTTACCTCGAGTCTCCAGACATTCCATGGTCAGCTATCGGCGGACTGGAAGAAGTAAAGCGCGAATTGCAGGAGGCAGTCGAGTGGCCACTCAGGTACCCCGACCTTTACACAAAGCTGGGTCACACCATGCCAAAGGGCTTGCTCATGCACGGTCCGTCAGGCACTGGCAAGACCCTGCTTGCAAAGGCAGTCGCCACGGAGTCTGAAGCGAACTTTATCAGTGTGAGGGGACCGGAGCTTTTGAGCAAGTGGGTAGGCGAATCCGAGCGCGGTATTAGGGAAATATTCAGGCGTGCAAGGCAGGCTGCTCCCTGCGTCGTGTTCTTTGACGAGATTGACTCTATCGCTCCGACAAGAGGCATGGGAGGCGACAGCATGGTTACAGAGCGCGTCGTGTCTCAGCTTCTCACAGAGCTGGACGGCATCCAAGCACTGTCTGGCGTCGTGGTAATCGCAGCGACTAACAGGGCTGATATGATAGACCCGGCGCTTCTCAGGCCAGGAAGATTTGACAAGATAGTGTTTGTTCCAATGCCAGACAAGGCTGCAAGGCAAAAGATCCTCGAAATCCACGCAAAGGGCAAGCCTGTCGGTCCGGACGTGGACTTGGCCAAGATTGCAGAAATGACAGAGGGCTTTAGCGGTGCAGACACCAGTTCTGTCGCAAACACTGCTGTCTCACTGGTCCTTCATGAGTACCTTGCGAAATATCCAACTCCAGAAGAGGCTGCAAAACACGCGTCCGAAGCCCGCGTCTCACTGCGCCACTTTGAAGAGGCCGTCAGGAAGATAAAGACGCAGCGTGAAGGCAAGCCTGCAGAAAAGGCTGTTCCGTACTACAGATAG
- a CDS encoding exosome complex RNA-binding protein Csl4 yields MEEQKPILPGEQVASIEEFEGGKGTYLARDGIVRSAAIGTKVYDLKRRIVKVEQKNSPMLPKVGDVIVGYIEMLFSSMISVKVLYVNDKKSEAGFSAIASTRVGGGRDRRGRIIFRTGDIVRGRVVSLLNSTIHLTISEREFGVLYALCFLCGGDTVRINDSIKCIECGAYEERKLTHDYGKETFRLIHKAGT; encoded by the coding sequence ATGGAAGAGCAAAAGCCAATACTTCCTGGCGAGCAAGTCGCTTCGATTGAGGAATTTGAGGGCGGCAAGGGCACCTATTTGGCCCGCGATGGCATTGTCAGGTCTGCAGCTATTGGAACAAAGGTCTACGATCTGAAAAGGAGGATCGTCAAGGTAGAGCAAAAAAATTCACCAATGCTTCCAAAGGTGGGCGATGTAATCGTCGGTTACATAGAAATGCTGTTTAGCAGCATGATTTCTGTCAAAGTGCTCTACGTCAACGACAAAAAGTCCGAGGCCGGATTTTCCGCGATAGCCTCCACCCGAGTGGGCGGCGGACGAGACAGACGCGGCAGGATTATCTTTAGGACTGGCGATATTGTGAGAGGCCGCGTTGTGAGCCTCCTGAATTCTACGATACACCTGACAATTTCTGAAAGAGAGTTTGGAGTCCTTTATGCGCTCTGCTTCCTATGCGGCGGTGACACTGTCAGGATTAACGACTCTATCAAGTGCATAGAATGTGGTGCATACGAGGAGCGCAAGCTCACGCATGACTACGGAAAGGAAACTTTCAGGCTCATCCACAAGGCGGGCACCTAG
- the pheA gene encoding prephenate dehydratase translates to MKTRVAFQGERGAYGEMAALSYFANPELVPLKSFHDVFASVEDGKVAFAVVPVENSIEGSVNEVYDLILDSRKLVATGEVYQRIHHCLIANSGVSFSDVKFAHSHPQALAQCRGYLQRMKIEPVAAYDTAGAVKFVKERNLVDAAAIASRNAAELYGMQILEEGIEDRQNNFTRFLVMCTSENAQKGSASAVPKHSGESSGKFKTSIVFSVSHVPGALYEILGEFSTRGINLTKIESRPTKETPWEYNFYMDIEGKPDDKLVAESLRAISSKTRFVKVVGSYRQAEFNWTA, encoded by the coding sequence ATGAAAACCCGCGTTGCTTTTCAGGGTGAACGGGGTGCATACGGGGAAATGGCTGCGCTCAGCTACTTTGCAAACCCCGAGCTTGTTCCACTCAAGTCCTTTCATGACGTTTTTGCATCCGTGGAGGATGGGAAGGTCGCTTTTGCCGTTGTCCCGGTCGAAAATTCGATCGAGGGGAGCGTGAACGAAGTATACGATCTTATCCTAGATTCGCGCAAACTCGTGGCCACGGGTGAAGTGTACCAGCGAATTCATCATTGCCTGATTGCAAACAGCGGCGTGTCGTTCTCTGATGTCAAGTTTGCCCACTCTCATCCACAAGCTCTCGCGCAATGCAGAGGATATCTTCAAAGAATGAAAATCGAGCCGGTTGCTGCATACGACACCGCAGGAGCTGTGAAATTTGTAAAAGAGAGGAACCTCGTGGATGCAGCCGCGATTGCGAGCCGTAATGCAGCGGAATTGTACGGGATGCAGATTCTTGAGGAAGGCATTGAAGACAGACAAAACAACTTTACGCGCTTTCTTGTAATGTGCACGAGCGAAAACGCACAGAAGGGATCTGCATCCGCAGTTCCCAAGCACTCGGGGGAATCTTCGGGCAAGTTCAAGACTTCCATAGTTTTCTCGGTGTCGCACGTTCCCGGAGCCCTCTACGAGATTCTCGGCGAGTTCTCCACAAGGGGGATTAACCTGACCAAGATAGAGTCGCGTCCTACGAAGGAAACGCCGTGGGAGTACAACTTTTACATGGATATCGAGGGAAAGCCCGACGACAAGCTTGTTGCAGAATCACTCCGGGCCATTTCGAGCAAGACAAGATTTGTGAAGGTAGTGGGCTCGTACAGGCAAGCAGAGTTTAACTGGACTGCCTGA
- the guaB gene encoding IMP dehydrogenase, which produces MDIREGLTFDDVLLVPKRSPIVSRMQTDLRTRLSRKISLNIPIVSANMDTVTESGMAIALAREGGIGIIHRFMTIQDQVDEILKVKRSESVIIEQPYTIKPDASVQDARNMMLEHGVSGLLVEEGGRLVGIITRRDITFEKNMKRRTSDLMTKDVVTAKAGTTIEQAKEILHENRVEKLPVIDDKRKIVGLITSKDILKMDQYPYSSKDKKGRLLVGAAVGVKGDYLDRAEALLEAGADVLVVDIAHGHSENAINTVRMIKKAFPQSELIAGNVATGEGAQDLIRAGVDAVKVGVGSGSICITRVVTGSGVPQLTAVIDSVKVARDSDVPVISDGGVRTSGDMTKALAAGASSVMVGSLFGGTDESPGKTLVKNGKKFKMYRGMASFYASLGRRYREEGAQVIDADDLNDYVPEGVEAMVPYKGSVVEIVRQLVGGLRSGLSYCGAKSIPEMQKNAEFIKMTSAGYIESQPHDVDLM; this is translated from the coding sequence TTGGACATTCGCGAAGGTCTGACATTTGACGACGTTCTTTTGGTTCCCAAAAGATCGCCTATAGTCTCAAGGATGCAGACTGATCTGCGGACCAGGCTTTCTCGCAAGATTTCACTGAATATACCGATAGTTAGCGCGAACATGGACACCGTAACGGAATCTGGCATGGCAATTGCACTTGCCAGAGAGGGCGGGATAGGGATCATACATCGCTTCATGACCATCCAAGATCAGGTGGATGAAATTCTCAAGGTAAAGCGCTCTGAATCCGTAATCATCGAGCAGCCGTATACCATCAAGCCGGATGCAAGTGTTCAGGATGCGCGGAACATGATGCTTGAGCACGGCGTGTCAGGCCTTTTGGTGGAGGAAGGCGGAAGACTTGTAGGCATAATTACAAGGCGGGATATCACCTTTGAAAAGAACATGAAGCGCAGGACTTCCGACCTTATGACCAAGGACGTTGTGACAGCCAAGGCAGGAACGACAATAGAGCAGGCAAAGGAAATTCTCCATGAGAATAGGGTGGAGAAACTGCCGGTGATTGACGACAAGAGAAAGATCGTCGGGTTGATAACCAGCAAGGACATCCTGAAAATGGACCAATACCCTTATTCCTCAAAAGACAAGAAAGGGAGGCTGCTGGTCGGCGCTGCGGTCGGGGTGAAAGGCGATTATCTTGACAGGGCCGAAGCTCTCCTTGAAGCGGGGGCCGATGTCCTGGTGGTAGATATCGCGCACGGCCATAGCGAGAACGCGATAAACACCGTCAGGATGATAAAGAAGGCATTTCCCCAGTCAGAGCTAATCGCCGGAAACGTTGCGACAGGCGAAGGAGCGCAGGACTTGATTAGGGCGGGCGTAGACGCAGTCAAGGTTGGGGTCGGCTCGGGTTCGATTTGCATCACACGGGTTGTCACAGGTTCTGGAGTGCCCCAGCTTACTGCCGTGATAGACAGCGTCAAGGTGGCTCGCGACTCAGATGTTCCAGTTATTTCCGATGGCGGAGTAAGAACTTCAGGAGACATGACCAAGGCCCTTGCCGCAGGAGCATCCTCAGTGATGGTCGGAAGCCTATTTGGTGGCACTGACGAAAGCCCCGGCAAAACGCTTGTCAAGAACGGCAAGAAATTCAAGATGTACAGAGGCATGGCTTCGTTCTATGCCTCGCTTGGCAGGAGGTACCGCGAGGAGGGTGCGCAGGTAATCGATGCGGACGACCTCAACGACTATGTACCGGAGGGCGTAGAAGCGATGGTGCCATACAAGGGAAGCGTGGTGGAAATTGTCAGGCAGCTTGTCGGCGGACTGCGGTCTGGGCTGAGCTACTGCGGAGCAAAATCGATTCCCGAAATGCAGAAAAACGCCGAATTTATCAAGATGACATCCGCAGGGTACATCGAAAGTCAGCCTCATGATGTTGACTTGATGTAA
- the folP gene encoding dihydropteroate synthase — translation MAKIGNVAIDMSGAVKVMGIINASPESFYKRSVKKTKGEIAEAALQMESAGAALIDIGGMSTAPYLETVVSAADEASRIKTAVSAAIESGCSLPISADTPRASVAQSAIDAGALAINDVTGLKFDTKMADVVASAGVSVIVGAYEPLGYTCGGKYSSTLAAIRRSITIAKAAGIRRSRIVVDPSIGFFRSEGKNPFFTRMVEMPWYLRDIDVLSNLEKLAAIAPVCVSVSAKSFLGHLLGIDRADDRLIPSLACEFYAAMKGARIIRTHNVKESVQALSMFEVLEG, via the coding sequence TTGGCCAAGATTGGCAATGTTGCTATAGATATGTCAGGCGCCGTAAAGGTTATGGGAATAATCAACGCAAGCCCCGAATCGTTTTACAAGCGGTCCGTGAAAAAAACTAAAGGTGAAATTGCAGAGGCTGCCCTTCAGATGGAATCCGCCGGCGCTGCTCTAATCGACATTGGCGGGATGTCTACTGCGCCCTATCTTGAAACTGTTGTTTCTGCCGCGGATGAGGCCAGCCGCATCAAGACCGCGGTGAGTGCGGCGATAGAGAGCGGATGTTCGCTTCCTATCAGCGCAGACACGCCTAGAGCTAGCGTAGCGCAGTCTGCCATAGACGCGGGGGCCTTGGCGATTAACGACGTTACTGGATTGAAATTTGACACCAAAATGGCGGACGTAGTCGCCAGCGCAGGCGTGTCCGTAATTGTTGGAGCATACGAGCCTCTTGGTTATACGTGCGGCGGAAAGTATTCTTCCACCCTGGCCGCAATTCGTAGAAGCATTACGATCGCAAAGGCAGCCGGTATCAGGCGGAGCAGGATAGTTGTAGATCCGTCAATCGGCTTTTTCAGAAGCGAAGGCAAGAACCCCTTCTTTACAAGAATGGTTGAGATGCCATGGTACCTGCGTGACATCGACGTACTTTCAAACCTTGAAAAACTCGCAGCCATCGCACCTGTCTGCGTTTCCGTCTCTGCCAAGTCATTCCTCGGTCACCTGCTTGGCATCGACAGGGCAGACGACAGACTGATTCCTTCGCTTGCTTGCGAATTTTATGCCGCGATGAAGGGCGCGAGAATAATCCGAACACACAATGTCAAAGAATCGGTACAAGCTCTCTCAATGTTTGAAGTTCTAGAGGGCTGA